Below is a genomic region from Brassica oleracea var. oleracea cultivar TO1000 chromosome C9, BOL, whole genome shotgun sequence.
AGAAGAAGAAGAAGAAGAAGAAGAAGAAGAAGAAGAAGAAGAAGAAGAAGAAGAAGAAGAAGAAGAAGAAGAAGAAGAAGAAGAAGAAGAAGAAGAAGAAGAAGAAGAAGAAGAAGAAGAAGAAGAAGAAGAAGAAAGAGAAGAAGAAGAAGAAGAAGAAGAAGAAGAAGAAGAAGAAGAAGAAGAAGAAGAAGAAGAAGATAATTTCACAAAGGCTGTAACAGAACAAACAGAAGACAAGGCACTTCAAGGTGACTTGACGAGTTCTCATTTTCTTACAAATTTACAAGAAAGTGAGGTCATGGAAGAAAATGATCCGAAATTAGTCAAAACATCTGATAAGAGTGCAAAGCTAGTGGAACAAGAGAAAACTCATGACGTTTTAGAAGCATCTTCAAGCCCTCCTTATACACAATTGGTTGAAGACTACGAAAATGCAAAAAATGATTGTGATGTGACACTTCTGAAAGTTCAAGACGGTAATCACTCAACATTGGATGAGTCAACTGATCAGAAGTTCTCTAATTCAGGGTTATTGAAAGATCTTCATGCTGAACCGACCCAAGAATACAATAATATAGTGAATGTTAAGGGGGAATTAATAGGTTTAGAAGACGCTCATGATTCACAAGGTTCACAACCATGGACACAACAGGTTTTACTCTCTACTCTAATCATTTTTGACATTTCTTAACTTCTTCCCCGGTTGTTGGTTCTTGTTTCAAAGTTTTGTAACTGTTTTATTTATTCATTGAATAGAACGGTACAGATTCTTCCGAATTAATATCACCAAGAACATTGGAGATCACCCAAAGACCAGAGCATGACGTCTCTCAAGATATTGCTAAAGATAAAGTTGCTACAGAAGCTAAAGACTCAACTGATACTGAGAAGAATGATG
It encodes:
- the LOC106317040 gene encoding uncharacterized protein LOC106317040; translated protein: MEENDPKLVKTSDKSAKLVEQEKTHDVLEASSSPPYTQLVEDYENAKNDCDVTLLKVQDGNHSTLDESTDQKFSNSGLLKDLHAEPTQEYNNIVNVKGELIGLEDAHDSQGSQPWTQQNGTDSSELISPRTLEITQRPEHDVSQDIAKDKVATEAKDSTDTEKNDEENLKHEHVIEEDVEKELLTLQSLHHNTGLTAREDDEESKKVVEAVHNSETKTSKTETDP